In Glycine max cultivar Williams 82 chromosome 7, Glycine_max_v4.0, whole genome shotgun sequence, a single window of DNA contains:
- the LOC106799266 gene encoding uncharacterized protein, which translates to MSQPDDVTAASGNPIEEMIRDLGQEGLKRYKTSNGDSTVLVSAANRRPAKVCWYLPIIRRFKRLFANGEDAKNLMWHANTKKSDGLMRHPADSPQWKEIDRLYPDFGAEPRNLRLGLATDGMNPFGTLTTNHSSWPVLLFIYNLPPWLCMKRKYVMLSMMIAGPRQPGNDIDVYLRPLIDDLRKLWDEGVDVWDANLQHAFKLRAMVFCTINDFPAYGNLSGYSVKGHHACPICEQNTSFCQLKHGKKTVYTRHRRFLKQFHPYRRLKKAFDGTQEHETAPIPLTGDEVYQRVKDVENMFGKSPKKPSSTSNMWKKKSIFFDLAYWSDHHVRHCIDVMHVEKNVCDSLIGTLLNMKGKTKDGFKCRQDLVDMGIRQVLHPISKGTRTYLPPACYTMSTAEKRSFCECLRNMKVPQGYSSNIKSLVSVNELKLVGLKSHDCHVLMQQLLPVAIRGTLPEKVRVAISRLCFIFNAICAKVIDPKQLDALEDEVSIVLCQMEMFFPPSFFDIMVHLVVHLVREIRSCGPVYFRWMYPVERYMKVLKGYTKNRHRPEASIVERYVAEECIEFASQYIDSLKPVGVPASRHEQPKAGKGTRGYNVVTMTRHDVSQAHLYILNNTTEVFPYIEAHKKHVRDSHPKMNMMRVLQEHNKTFINWFRQTIVADKTVSRRLTLLAIGPNLNVPTWKGYDINNYSFYTKSQDDKSSVQNSGVCVDADSDHFCSTSDNNPIRASISYFGVIQEIWEVDYTAFRVPVFKCQWVNGTTGVFQDPLGFTLVDLSKVAYMEEPFIMAAQARQVFYVQDPCNSRLCVVLQGRPSGMNYHNDESTLDIAQMSGFSKQLPSMNEADEVDDGHANRVDHDEGLWENIPTG; encoded by the exons ATGTCACAGCCTGACGATGTTACTGCAGCCAGTGGAAATCCTATAGAAGAAATGATTCGCGATCTTGGGCAAGAGGGTTTGAAGAG GTACAAAACGAGCAACGGAGATTCTACTGTACTAGTATCTGCCGCCAACCGCCGTCCAGCGAAGGTGTGTTGGTATCTCCCAATAATACGAAGGTTTAAGCGGTTGTTTGCTAATGGGGAAGATGCAAAAAACCTTATGTGGCATGCAAATACCAAAAAATCAGATGGATTGATGCGACATCCTGCAGATAGCCCGCAATGGAAGGAAATTGATCGTCTATATCCTGACTTTGGGGCCGAGCCTAGAAATTTAAGGCTTGGTCTTGCAACAGACGGAATGAACCCATTTGGAACATTAACTACTAACCATAGCTCATGGCCCGTTTTGCTGTTCATTTATAATCTCCCTCcgtggttgtgcatgaagcgaaagtaTGTTATGCTGAGTATGATGATAGCTGGTCCAAGACAACCAGGTAATGATATCGACGTATATCTAAGACCTTTAATTGACGATTTGCGGAAATTGTGGGATGAAGGGGTTGATGTATGGGACGCAAATTTGCAGCATGCTTTCAAGTTGCGTGCAATGGTTTTTTGTACCATAAATGACTTTCCAGCCTACGGAAATTTAAGTGGATATAGTGTCAAAGGACATCACGCATGTCCTATATGTGAGCAAAATACAAGTTTCTGCCAACTTAAACATGGAAAGAAGACTGTCTATACTAGGCACCGAAGATTTCTCAAACAGTTTCATCCGTATCGACGATTGAAGAAGGCATTCGATGGAACTCAAGAACATGAAACCGCGCCAATTCCATTAACTGGTGATGAAGTATATCAGCGGGTCAAGGATGTCGAAAATATGTTCGGCAAGTCCCCAAAAAAACCATCATCCACTTCAAACATGTGGAAAAAGAAGtctattttctttgatcttgcGTACTGGTCCGATCATCATGTTAGGCATTGTATAGACGTGATGCATgtcgagaaaaatgtttgtgattctTTAATTGGGACCCTCCTAAACATgaaaggcaagacaaaggatggtttcAAGTGTCGTCAAGACTTGGTTGACATGGGTATACGTCAGGTTTTGCATCCTATCTCAAAAGGTACCAGGACATATCTGCCCCCAGCCTGTTATACAATGTCAACAGCTGAAAAGAGAAGTTTTTGTGAATGCTTGCGTAATATGAAAGTCCCACAAGGCTACTCTTCAAACATCAAGAGTCTTGTGTCTGTGAATGAGCTTAAGTTGGTTGGCTTGAAATCGCATGATTGTCATGTGTTAATGCAACAACTTTTGCCTGTTGCAATCCGCGGAACATTGCCTGAGAAGGTCCGTGTTGCAATCAGTCGcttgtgtttcatttttaatgcTATATGTGCGAAGGTCATTGACCCTAAACAGTTGGATGCTTTGGAAGATGAGGTTTCCATTGTCCTTTGTCAAATGGAGATGTTTTTCcctccttcattttttgacattatGGTACACTTAGTTGTTCATCTGGTAAGGGAAATAAGGTCTTGTGGTCCTGTGTATTTTAGATGGATGTATCCAGTTGAGCGGTACATGAAGGTCTTAAAGGGTTATACGAAGAATCGACATCGACCAGAGGCCTCAATAGTGGAAAGATACGTTGCTGAAGAATGCATTGAGTTTGCCTCACAGTACATTGACTCATTGAAACCTGTTGGTGTTCCTGCATCCCGGCATGAGCAGCCAAAAGCCGGAAAGGGTACTCGTGGATACAATGTTGTGACAATGACTAGACATGACGTGTCACAAgcacatttgtatatattaaacaaCACAACAGAGGTGTTTCCGTACATTGAGGCTcacaaaaaacatgttagagATAGTCACCCcaaaatgaacatgatgaggGTATTGCAAGAGCACAACAAAACTTTCATAAATTGGTTTAGACAAACAATAGTTGCTGATAAAACTGTTTCCAGAAGACTGACATTGTTAGCCATTGGCCCAAATCTGAATGTCCCTACATGGAAGGGGTATGACATTAACAATTATTCATTCTACACAAAGTCCCAAGATGATAAAAGTTCGGTACAAAACAGCGGGGTCTGTGTTGATGCTGATTCGGATCACTTTTGCAGTACATCGGACAACAACCCCATTCGAGCATCCATATCTTACTTTGGTGTCATTCAAGAAATTTGGGAGGTTGATTATACAGCATTTAGAGTGCCTGTTTTTAAGTGTCAGTGGGTCAACGGGACAACGGGTGTGTTTCAAGATCCATTGGGATTTACTTTGGTAGACCTTAGTAAGGTGGCATATATGGAGGAACCTTTCATTATGGCAGCACAAGCCAGACAAGTTTTCTATGTACAAGATCCATGTAATTCAAGATTGTGTGTGGTTCTGCAAGGAAGACCAAGTGGAATGAATTACCATAACGATGAGTCAACCCTTGACATTGCTCAAATGTCTGGTTTTTCGAAACAATTGCCTTCAATGAATGAAGCTGATGAAGTGGATGATGGACATGCAAATCGtgtagatcatgatgaaggtctATGGGAAAACATTCCTACAGGCTGA
- the LOC106799265 gene encoding uncharacterized protein — MAVQFLEEISNVPIQSQVKDNMIWLPEPNGQYTTRSAYSLCMNTRSVNSEDKIFKTIWQLHIPPRAVIFCWRLLKNRLPTKVNLLRRNVFTQATTCSLCDCVQEDAAHLFFNCKKTIGLWWESLSWVRGAGPLSINPVHHFYQFCDGFGTNVNYTTRCGWWIALTCSIWQHRNQLIFQGKPFDPCKVMDYAIYLAWSWIKAKDKDFSTSFNHWSSNISTFVA; from the coding sequence ATGGCTGTTCAGTTTTTGGAGGAGATCAGCAATGTGCCTATTCAAAGCCAGGTCAAGGATAATATGATATGGTTGCCTGAACCTAATGGACAGTACACCACTAGGTCAGCTTATAGTTTATGTATGAATACCAGGTCAGTAAATTCTGAAGACAAGATCTTTAAGACAATTTGGCAGCTGCATATTCCCCCTCGGGCAGTCATTTTCTGTTGGAGACTTCTGAAGAATAGACTCCCTACGAAGGTCAACCTCTTAAGAAGAAATGTTTTTACTCAGGCAACCACGTGCTCCTTATGTGATTGTGTGCAAGAAGATGCAGCTCATTTGTTCTTTAACTGTAAAAAGACAATTGGACTGTGGTGGGAATCTCTGAGCTGGGTTCGGGGAGCAGGTCCACTTTCCATTAATCCTGTTCACCACTTCTATCAATTCTGTGATGGGTTTGGGACAAATGTGAATTATACTACAAGGTGTGGGTGGTGGATTGCCTTAACGTGCTCTATATGGCAGCATAGGAATCAACTGATTTTCCAAGGAAAACCTTTTGATCCTTGTAAAGTCATGGACTATGCTATTTATCTAGCTTGGTCTTGGATAAAGGCTAAGGATAAAGATTTTAGTACTAGTTTCAACCATTGGTCCTCTAATATATCCACTTTCGTTGCTTAG